From Pochonia chlamydosporia 170 chromosome Unknown PCv3seq00014, whole genome shotgun sequence, a single genomic window includes:
- a CDS encoding zinc-binding dehydrogenase (similar to Metarhizium acridum CQMa 102 XP_007812960.1) codes for MTSLPKTFKAVVITEANGPFKLQDVELQHPGPGQVLVKVLACGVCFSDVGIAGGHFGNVFPRIPGHEIVGDVVELGDGVNNISKGQRVGGPWHGGHDGHCKQCQRSQFQMCQNELVNGYTKDGGFAEYVLLRQEAVVRIPKEADPAEVAPLLCAGVTVFNGIRKMHVEQGGLVAVQGLGGLGHLAVQYANKMGYEVAVLSSGDDKADFAKELGAHHYINTKTSDGPAELTKLGGADIIVQTAPNPEVVGKLVAGLAPGGKLLCLAPVGGVQFDTVAMVLGGRSVAGWPSGHALDSEEAIRFAQTHNIKCMIEKYAFADVQKAVDSLVAGKPRFRNVLVMGGGK; via the coding sequence aTGACCTCCCTTCCAAAGACCTTCAaggccgtcgtcatcacAGAGGCCAATGGCCCCTTCAAGCTGCAGGATGTGGAGCTCCAGCATCCCGGTCCAGGCCAAGTACTTGTCAAAGTCCTCGCCTGCGGTGTGTGCTTCTCAGACGTCGGCATTGCCGGCGGCCACTTCGGCAACGTCTTCCCCCGAATTCCAGGCCACGAAATTGTCGGCGATGTCGTCGAGCTGGGCGACGGGGTGaacaacatctccaaggGTCAGCGTGTAGGCGGCCCATGGCACGGCGGCCACGACGGCCACTGCAAACAATGCCAGCGTAGCCAGTTCCAAATGTGCCAGAACGAGCTCGTCAATGGATATACCAAAGACGGCGGTTTCGCAGAATACGTGCTCCTGCGCCAGGAAGCTGTTGTTCGTATCCCCAAAGAAGCTGACCCTGCTGAGGTTGCTCCCTTGCTCTGCGCTGGCGTCACCGTCTTCAATGGCATTCGGAAGATGCATGTCGAGCAGGGAGGCTTGGTTGCCGTCCAGGGACTAGGTGGACTTGGACATCTTGCCGTGCAGTATGCCAACAAGATGGGCTATGAGGTTGCTGTGCTTTCGTCcggcgacgacaaggccgaCTTTGCGAAGGAATTGGGCGCGCACCACTACATTAATACAAAGACGTCTGATGGCCCTGCTGAACTGACCAAGCTTGGTGGCGCGGATATCATTGTTCAAACAGCGCCTAACCCTGAGGTCGTGGGCAAATTGGTTGCCGGTCTTGCCCCTGGTGGGAAACTTCTGTGTCTTGCTCCTGTTGGCGGTGTTCAGTTTGATACTGTTGCCATGGTTCTTGGTGGTCGCAGCGTGGCGGGATGGCCGTCGGGTCACGCATTGGACAGCGAGGAAGCTATTCGCTTTGCTCAGACCCATAACATCAAGTGCATGATTGAGAAGTATGCGTTTGCTGACGTCCAAAAGGCGGTTGATAGCTTGGTTGCTGGAAAGCCTCGGTTCCGTAACGTTCTTGTGATGGGTGGTGGAAAGTAA
- a CDS encoding MFS general substrate transporter (similar to Glarea lozoyensis ATCC 20868 XP_008079826.1): MDRSDSVTAGSVHDPAAEKSNVLVVSDATRAITGKEHKLGVWEAIKTYPKVVIFCMLVSLPLVGIQYDQTVMGAYYALPAFQQRYGRYVGGKWVIEAQWQAAISMAGYMGQVLGALSVAAYPLDRWGPRRTLTAAVIGVTGCIFIQFFSNSIEVLYVGELLQGLISGSFIVICVSYASELAPLPLRGILSSYCNLAAVVGQFVGTGVTFAFQGRLDQWAYRVPFAIQWSWCLIFLVFIWFAPESPYWLVRQDRDEEALAVLKRLSSRENNEQDAQERLALIREVNGMEKELAKSASFLECFRGANLRRTEICIVAYTIQIWGGGAFQGYSTLFFELAGLPSKNAFALSLGTKAFAFTGTIVSWFIITRFGRRTLYCYGESILTVFLFIIAILDVMPNYSSHAGLQYGQAVLLMLFCFVYDCSIGPVEYVLLGEISSTRLRGKTIAVALATKAIFGIVNSEAMPYMMNSDHANWRGKAGFLFGGLNMIFTLWAYLRIPETKGRTFEEIDLLFERGVKAKDFSKYVSM, encoded by the coding sequence ATGGATAGATCAGATTCTGTAACTGCAGGCTCGGTGCATGATCCAGCCGCAGAAAAGAGCAATGTCCTCGTTGTCAGTGATGCAACCCGTGCCATCACCGGGAAGGAGCACAAGCTCGGCGTGTGGGAGGCTATCAAGACATATCCCAAAGTTGTCATCTTCTGCATGCTTGTAAGCTTGCCTCTGGTGGGAATCCAATATGACCAAACCGTTATGGGAGCCTACTATGCGCTTCCTGCGTTTCAGCAACGCTATGGCCGCTATGTAGGTGGGAAATGGGTCATAGAGGCTCAGTGGCAGGCTGCAATTTCCATGGCAGGATACATGGGCCAAGTGCTTGGTGCTTTGAGTGTTGCGGCATATCCTTTGGATCGTTGGGGTCCACGGCGAACTTTGACGGCGGCAGTGATTGGCGTTACTGGCTGTATCTTCATTCagttcttctccaactctATTGAAGTTCTGTACGTCGGGGAGCTTTTGCAGGGTCTTATCAGTGGTTCATTCATCGTCATTTGCGTATCGTACGCATCAGAGCTTGCACCATTACCTCTGCGTGGCATCCTCTCATCTTACTGCAACTTGGCAGCTGTGGTTGGACAATTTGTCGGCACTGGCGTGACATTTGCGTTCCAAGGTAGGCTTGATCAATGGGCGTATCGAGTTCCATTTGCTATACAGTGGTCTTGgtgcttgatcttcttggtGTTTATCTGGTTCGCGCCCGAGTCACCGTACTGGTTAGTCCGTCAAGATCGCGATGAAGAGGCACTCGCCGTCCTGAAGCGGCTATCGAGTCGAGAAAACAACGAGCAAGATGCGCAGGAGCGGTTAGCTCTGATTCGAGAAGTCAACGGGATGGAAAAAGAGCTGGCCAAGAGCGCAAGCTTTCTCGAATGCTTCCGCGGCGCAAACCTTCGCAGAACCGAGATTTGTATTGTAGCATACACGATTCAAATCTGGGGCGGCGGTGCGTTTCAAGGTTATTCGACGTTGTTTTTCGAACTTGCCGGTCTGCCTAGTAAGAATGCTTTTGCTCTCAGCTTGGGAACAAAGGCGTTCGCCTTCACGGGGACCATTGTGTCGTGGTTTATCATCACGCGATTCGGTCGACGCACCTTGTATTGCTACGGCGAAAGCATACTGACCGtttttctcttcatcattgccattctcgacGTCATGCCGAATTATTCCTCTCATGCGGGGCTTCAGTATGGACAGGCAGTTCTGTTGATGCTCTTCTGCTTTGTCTATGACTGCTCAATTGGGCCGGTGGAATATGTTTTGCTCGGAGAGATATCATCGACACGGTTGCGCGGCAAGACGATTGCGGTCGCGCTGGCCACAAAGGCAATATTTGGTATCGTCAACTCGGAGGCCATGCCGTACATGATGAATTCGGATCATGCAAACTGGAGGGGTAAGGCTGGCTTTCTCTTTGGCGGACTGAATATGATTTTCACGCTGTGGGCGTACTTGCGTATTCCTGAAACAAAGGGTCGAACTTTTGAAGAGATTGACTTGTTGTTTGAGCGTGGGGTGAAGGCCAAGGATTTCAGCAAGTATGTATCTATGTAG